One segment of Setaria viridis chromosome 4, Setaria_viridis_v4.0, whole genome shotgun sequence DNA contains the following:
- the LOC140222433 gene encoding uncharacterized protein, translating into MSSWRFLPKNGVAGGGGGDGYFDGGVALEVTVLSADSLRLPPSYSPLPRRLRPYVTVSSDAPESACSTAVAAGGGGEHAWGDTLVVPVGAEFLEGRADVHVAVLSEATCRLVGATPLGWCGIPAVDVLDGLRPPRALRRLSYSLRCPRRGGAPPAWGHGVVHLAVRVLGLGDGAARVAPNASAPAAAAAAMPPAPVQQGWCRVAMGIPVSGASAAAASAVVGMPLSWGATSR; encoded by the coding sequence ATGTCGTCGTGGCGGTTCTTGCCCAAGAacggcgtggccggcggcggcggcggcgatgggtaCTTTGATGGCGGCGTCGCGCTGGAGGTGACCGTCCTGTCGGCGGACTCGCTGCGCCTGCCGCCGTCGTactcgccgctgccgcggcggctgcgACCGTACGTGACGGTGTCATCGGACGCGCCCGAGTCGGCCTGCagcacggcggtggcggcgggcggcggcggcgagcacgcgtGGGGCGACACGCTGGTGGTCCCCGTGGGCGCGGAGTTCCTGGAGGGCCGCGCCGACGTCCACGTGGCCGTGCTCTCGGAGGCCACCTGCCGGCTCGTCGGCGCCACGCCGCTGGGCTGGTGCGGCATCCCGGCGGTCGACGTGCTCGacggcctccgcccgccgcgcgcgctccgCCGGCTCAGCTACTCGCTGCGGTGCCCGCGGCGCGGGGGCGCGCCGCCCGCGTGGGGCCACGGCGTCGTGCACCTcgccgtgcgcgtgctcggcctcggcgacggcgccgcgcgcGTGGCACCGAACGCTTcagcgccggccgcggcggcggcggcgatgccgccggcgccggtgcagCAGGGGTGGTGCCGCGTGGCGATGGGCATACCGGTGTccggggcgtcggcggcggccgcttcCGCCGTCGTCGGGATGCCGCTGTCGTGGGGCGCGACGTCGCGGtga